The nucleotide sequence GGCGCTGGGGAAGATCGGCGACCCCCAGGCCCTCCCCGCCCTCACCCAGGCCCTCCAGGATAAGAATGCGGACGTGCGCTGGGCGGCAGCCGAGGCGTTGTTGAAACTCCTGCCCGCCGCTCCGCCTCAGGACGAGGAGGAGCGCCGTGCCTGGCGAAAGCGACTGGCTTCCATCCGGCGAGCGGCACGGCAGGCCCGCGCATTCGATCTGCTTGCCGCTGTCCTGGAGCGGCAGGCGGCCTGGGCGGCGGCCCTTTCGCCCTGGCAGGACCCCTTGCAACCCCCGCCCGTCCCGGCCTGGCAGGCCTGGGCCCAACGGGTCGGCCGGGGCGCGCTGGCCCTGCTGCTGACGAGCCTGGCGTGGCTGGAGATGGCGGCGCTGACCGGAATGGGAGAACGGCTGGGGGAGGCCGTCCTCCGCTTCATGCAAAGGCAGCCCCTCTGGGCGGCGGCGTTGCTGATCCTCGTTCTGCGCGCGGTAAGGGCGCTGTTGGGCTGGATGGGGGAGGCCTTGTGGAAAAAGAGGTAGGGGCGAAAAATTGGGTTGTGCCCCTTGATCATTGGGCACAACATAGGGTAGGGGCGCAGCGGTGCTGCGCCCCTACATTTTCGTTCGATGCGCAAACGCATCCAAAAGATGACGGAGGTTCCCGATGCCTTACGATCCGCAACGCCATCACCGGCGGTCCATCCGCCTGCCGGGATACGATTACACCCAACCCGGCGCTTATTTCATTACCATCGTCACCTACAACCGGATGCCGCTGTTCGGCGAGATCGTGGATGGAGAGATGCGGTTGAACGAATGCGGAGAGATCGTGCGCGCCGAATGGCTCCAAACCGCCATCGTGCGCCCCTATGTGGTGTTGCACCCTGACGAATTTGTTGTGATGCCCAACCACGTGCATGGGATCATCTGGATCATTGATACGAATGTAGGGGCGACCCGCCGGGTCGCCCCTACAATAACCACTAACCCCCCGCGCGGGCCCGATGCCGGTTCCATCGGCGCCATCATCGGCCAATTCAAATCCATCACTGCCAAACGCATCAACAGCCTGCGGGGCACCCCTGGCGCGCCCGTCTGGCAGCGCAATGATTACGAACACATCATCCGCACTGATAAGGCCCTGGCCCGCATCTGCGCCTACATCCGATCCAACCCCCAGCGTTGGCCCGACGACCCGGAAAACCCGTTCCGGAACCCCTTGTAGGGGCGACCCGGCGGGTCGCCCCTACCCGGATCACCCGGATGCGACAACCCCGAATCGTTGAATCCGTGTTATACTGAAAGCGCCACCGACCCGGATGGGCGGTGAGCCGAAAGGAGATCGACCCCGGATGGATCGCCTGCGACCGCCTGGATTGCCGGCGGGCAACCGGGACGGCGGGGAAGGGAAAGTCCTGTCCCCGATGGCCCCTGTGTCCCCCCACGGCTTCGGGCCGGTCGCCCCTTATTTCCTCACGCGCATCTCCGGGAGGGGACCATGGAGCGCAAAAAGGTCACGGTCCACACGCTGCAGGCCCGCAAGGCCGCCCGCCAGCCGATCACCATGATCACCGCCTACGACTACCCCACCGCCCTGGCGGTGGACCGCGCGGGCGTCGACGTCATCCTCGTCGGCGACTCCCTGGGCATGGTGGTCCTGGGCTACCCCAACACGCTCCCCGTCACGATGGAGGAGATGCTCCACCACGCCAAAGCGGTCGCCCGCGCCCACCCCTCCGCCCTGCTCGTGGGCGACCTCCCCTTCATGGCCTACCAGGCCGACATCGCCGAGGCCGTCCGCAACGCCGGGCGCTTCCTCAAAGAAGCGGGGATGGACGCCGTGAAGCTGGAAGGCGGGCGGGAGATGGCCCCCACGGTGGAGGCCATCGTCCGCGCTGGGATCCCGGTGATGGGCCACATCGGCTTCACCCCCCAGTCCCTCCACCGGCTGGGCGGCTACCGCGTCCAGGGCCGCACGGCCGTCGACGCCCGACGCCTGCTGGAGGACGCCCTGGCCCTGGAGGCCGCCGGATGCTTCGCCATCGTCCTGGAGATGGTGCCCGAGCCGGTGGCCGCCGCCATCACCGAACGCCTGCGCATCCCCACCATCGGCATCGGGGCCGGAGCGGCATGCGATGGCCAGGTGCTGGTCCTGCACGATCTCATCGGGCTCTTCGATCGCTTCACCCCGCGCTTCGCCAAGAAATACGCGGACCTGCACCAGGAGATCGTGCGGGCCGTCCAGGCCTACTGCGAGGACGTGCGGAGCCGGCGGTTCCCGGGCCCGGAGCACACGTTCTCCATGGACCCCGAGGAGCTGGCCGCCTTCCAGGCCATGCTGGAAGCGCTCCCCGCCCCTGCGCCCGTGGCGGAGGCCCGATGATGCGGATCGCGTTGCTGGGCACCGGCGCCCTGGGGACCCTCTTCGGGGTCCGTCTCGCCCGGGTGGCGGAGGTCTGGATGCTGGGCACATGGCGGGAGGCCTTGGAGGCCGCGCGCCATCACGGCCTGCGCCTGATCACCCCCCAGGGGGAGGAAACAGCCTTCGTCACGGTGGCCGAGGATCCGGCGGAGGTCCCTCCGTGCGACGCCGCCCTGATCCTGGTCAAGGCCTACCAGACGGAGCGGGCCGCGCGGTGGGCCCTGCAGGTCCTGAAGCCCGCCGGGATCGCCCTGACCCTCCAGAACGGCTTAGGGCCGTATGAGACGCTCCAGACGGTCCTCGGGCCGGAGCGGGCGTGGCAGGGGGTGACGATGATGGGGGCCACGCTGGAGGCCCCGGGCCGCGCCCGGCTGGGGGGCGAGGGCCCCATCTGGCTCGGCGCCCCTTCCTCGTCCCGGGCGCCGCTGGAGCCCCTCCTCGCGCGCCTGCGGCAAGCCGGGTTCGCCGTGGAGATCCGGGAGGACCTGCGCGGGGTGATCTGGGGGAAGCTGGTGGCCAACACCGCCATCAACCCGGTGACCGCCCTCTTCGATGTCCCGAACGGAGCGTTGCTGGAGCGGCCGACCCTCGGGCGCCTCGCCGGCGCGGTGGCCCGGGAGACGGCCTCCGTGGCCCGGGCCCAGGGGATCCGGCTGCCCTTCGAGGACCCGGCCGCCTTCGTGGCCGAGGTCTGCCGGCGGACGGCGGCCAACTCCTCATCGATGCGGCAGGACCTCCAGCGGGGCCGCCCGACGGAGATCGACGCCCTGAACGGGGCGGTGGCGGCCATCGGACGGGAGCGGGGGATCCCCGTCCCGCTGAACGAAGCCCTCTGGCGGGCCGTGAAAGCCCTGGAGCGGAAACGCGTTCGCGCTCCGGTCTCCCCGCCCCCGAAGGTCCGGGCGGGGGAGATCGTCCCGGGATGAAGAGCGGAATCTGTTTGCGCGCAGATCGCTTGGGGAGGTGATGCGCATGCGCGTGGTTCATACCATTGCGGAAGCCCGCGCCGTCCGCCGGGCGCTCCCTGGCACGTGGGGCTTCGTGCCCACGATGGGCTACCTCCACGAGGGACATCTCTCCCTCGTCCGGCGCGCCCGGGCGGAGAACGACCGCGTCGCCGTGAGCATTTTCGTCAACCCGACCCAGTTCGGTCCCCACGAGGATTACGCCCGCTACCCCCGCGATCTGGAGCGGGACCTCCGGCTTCTGGAGCCCCTGGGGGTGGATCTGGTGTTCGTCCCCTCCGTGGAGGAGATGTATCCCCCGGGCTTCCAGACCTGGGTGATCGTGGAGGAGGTGAGCCGTCCGCTGGAGGGCGCCTCCCGGCCGGGGCACTTCCGGGGTGTGGCCACGGTGGTGGCCAAGCTGTTCAACATCCTCCAGCCGGACCGAGCTTACTTCGGCCAGAAGGACGCCCAGCAGACGGTGGTGATCCGGCGCATGGTGCAGGACCTGAACATCCCGGTGGAGATCGTGATCTGCCCGACGGTGCGGGAGCCGGACGGGCTGGCCATGAGCAGCCGCAACACCTACCTGAACCCGGAGGAGCGGCGGGCGGCTACGGTGCTGTTCCGGGCGCTGCAGGCCGCGAAGGCCCGTTATGAGGCGGGGGAACGGGATGCCGAAGGCCTGCGGGAGGCCATGCGGGAGGTGATCCGGGCGGAGCCCCTCGCCCGCATCGATTACGTCAGCGTGGCGGATCCAGAGACCCTGCAGGAGCTGGAGCGGGTGGAAGGCCCCGCCCTGCTCTCCCTGGCGGTCTACATCGGGACCACCCGGCTGATCGACAACATCATGCTCCCGTAGCCCGGATCCCACTGACCTATGCCCGTAAGAGCGGCTTCAGCCGCGACCCGGCGGGATCGAGAAGACGGGGGCTCGAAATTGGAGGGATGGCTTCCGCTGCCACCCCTTGCGGATCGAAGAGGGAGGTTCGGGGCTAAAGCCCCTCCTACAAAAAACCGATGCGCGGACCACAAAGCCGTTGCCCAGAGGATCCCGCCTGCAGGTATTCAAGGAGTTCCGCAATGTTGCTCTGCCTGGATATCGGTAACACCAACATCAAGGCGGGGGTGTTTGAGGGGGAATCCCTGATCGCCCACTGGCGGTTCTCCACCCAGCGCCACCGCCTGGCCGATGAATACGCCGCCCTCTTCATGCAGCTCTTCGATCTTCATCAAATCCGCCCCCGGGAGATCCGGGGCTGCGCCATCGCCTGCGTGGTCCCGCCCCTGCGCGCGGTGTTCGAGGAGATGGTCCGACACTACCTGGGCCTCGAGCCCCTGATGGTCGGCCCGGGGATCCGCACGGGGATCCGGCTGGCGGTGGAGAACCCGCGGGAGGTAGGGGCGGATCGCGTGGCGAACGCGGTGGCCACCTACCGGCTGTATGGCGGGCCGGCCATCGCCATCGCCTTCGGGACCGCGACAGTGTTCGATGTGATCTCTCGCGACGGGGAATACCTGGGCGGCGCCATCGCCCCAGGGATCCTGGTGGCCGCGGAGGCCCTGGTCACCGCCGCGGCCCAGCTGTATCAGGTGGAGCTGACCCGGCCGCCCCGGGTCATCGGCCGGAACACCATCCAGGCGATGCAATCCGGCCTGATCCTGGGCTTCGCCAGCATGGTCGAGGGGATGATCCAGCGGATCCAGGCGGAGCTGGAGGAGCCGGCCCGAGTGATCGCCACCGGCGGCCTGGCGGACACCATCGCCCACGAGGTCCGCGCCATCCAGGTGGTCGACCCCCACCTCACCCTGCACGGCCTCCGGTTCCTGTTCGAGCTCAACCGCCGGCGGTGAGAACGGCTCCGGTTCAGGAAGCGCCGGGGCGCATCCGCAGGCGCCGGGCCAGGAAGGCCAGCAAGAGCACGCCCATCGCCCCCAGCCCCCAGGCCAGGCCGCTCCCGCCACCGGTCTGAGGCAGCCCGGCCGGCCGCGGGGTGGGTGTGGGGCGGGCCGGGGTTGCCGTCGGCTCCGGAATAGGGGTAGCCGTAGGCTGCCCGGCGAGCTCTACCGTCGGCGTGGGGACCGGGGTGGGGGTCGCCGGCCGGGTCGGGCTGGGGGTCGGGGTGTAGGTCGGCGGCAGCGGACTGGGCGAGGGGATCGGCGTGAAGGTGGGCGCCCCCGCCGGAGCCGCCGGCCCACCCCGAGCCGGGCCGCTCAGGGCCAGATACAGCCCGATGGCAAAGAGCAGGACGACGAACAGCCCCCCCAGGACCAGCAGGGCCAGGATGAACGTTCTGTTCTGCCCCTCCTCCGGGGGCAGCCCCTCCAGATCTACGTCAGCCATCGGAGACGCCTCCTGAACCGGAGGTGGTTGCAGAAAGACCCTTCAGGGCGCGGCGGGCCGGTCCATAACCGCACCTCCTATGAGCGCAGGACCTCCACATTATAAACCGGGACCCGGACGGGACGTTCCTCCCCGTCCAGCCGGATCTCTGCGCACCACATCCGCAGGCCGCTCTCCAGAACCTGCGGGTCCGGGAGGACGCGAAGGACGGTTCCCGTGCGCCCCCGATGCGGCTCCCGCAACAGACGGACATGCAAGCCGGGCTGGAGGACGACCTCCCCCGTCGGCTCCGGCGGCGGGGGGTTCTCCGTCGGGACCGGGATCACGATCTCCGGGCGGCCCGGCGTGCCATCCGGATCCGCGGGAGGATGCAGGATGAAGGCCTCGCGGCCCTGATAAAGGGAGAAGATCCGGAAGATCCCCGGATGCATCGGGAGGCGGCCGAACCCTTCCGTCAGGATCACCGGGAAGGAGAGCTCCCGCAGTCGGGGCAACAGAGAGACCTCCACGCTCCCGGCGATCATCCCTCGCACCTGAAGCCGCTCCGCCTGCTCCAGGGCGCTCGGCTCGATCCACCCACCCCCCACCACGATAGTGCCCTGGACCATGGGATCCAGGACGCGCGCCCGCAACGGCTCCGCCCCGCTGGTGACCACCCGGAGAACTCCGCTGAAATCCGAGCCGCTGGACCAGAAGGCCTGGATCAGGGCGCCCGTGGCTTCGAGGATCGCCCCATATTGAGGGATCACCTCCACAACCACGCCGGGGAACCCGGCCCGGACCTCCAGCGTGCGCGCCCCGGTCCGGATTATCACCCGGCCCCCGCCGGCCGCCACCACCTCCCCGTCCACCGGCGAACGCACCCGCAGGGTGCGCAGTCCCAGGAGGGTCCGTCGGGCAGCCAGCACCTCCTGAGCGCGCACCGATGTGCCGGGCTTGCGCCGCAGATAGGCGAGGGCCCGCTCCGGGGGGACCCGCAGGGGACGGGCGAGATCCACGATCACCACGCCCATCGGCTGCTCGGCGGTGGCAAGCACAGTCGTAGCCTCCACCGTCTCTCCCCGACGCACCCGCACCTTCCCCGGGAGGGGCAGGCGGCGCTCCCGGCGAATGGTCGCCAGGGCCGTAAACGTCACGGACCCGGGATAGAAGCGAGGCGATTCCATCGAGATCACAGGGCACCTCCCAGGGCGCCGACGTCCCAGAGCCA is from Thermoflexus hugenholtzii JAD2 and encodes:
- a CDS encoding HEAT repeat domain-containing protein, yielding ALGKIGDPQALPALTQALQDKNADVRWAAAEALLKLLPAAPPQDEEERRAWRKRLASIRRAARQARAFDLLAAVLERQAAWAAALSPWQDPLQPPPVPAWQAWAQRVGRGALALLLTSLAWLEMAALTGMGERLGEAVLRFMQRQPLWAAALLILVLRAVRALLGWMGEALWKKR
- a CDS encoding transposase; this encodes MPYDPQRHHRRSIRLPGYDYTQPGAYFITIVTYNRMPLFGEIVDGEMRLNECGEIVRAEWLQTAIVRPYVVLHPDEFVVMPNHVHGIIWIIDTNVGATRRVAPTITTNPPRGPDAGSIGAIIGQFKSITAKRINSLRGTPGAPVWQRNDYEHIIRTDKALARICAYIRSNPQRWPDDPENPFRNPL
- the panB gene encoding 3-methyl-2-oxobutanoate hydroxymethyltransferase, which codes for MERKKVTVHTLQARKAARQPITMITAYDYPTALAVDRAGVDVILVGDSLGMVVLGYPNTLPVTMEEMLHHAKAVARAHPSALLVGDLPFMAYQADIAEAVRNAGRFLKEAGMDAVKLEGGREMAPTVEAIVRAGIPVMGHIGFTPQSLHRLGGYRVQGRTAVDARRLLEDALALEAAGCFAIVLEMVPEPVAAAITERLRIPTIGIGAGAACDGQVLVLHDLIGLFDRFTPRFAKKYADLHQEIVRAVQAYCEDVRSRRFPGPEHTFSMDPEELAAFQAMLEALPAPAPVAEAR
- a CDS encoding ketopantoate reductase family protein, with protein sequence MRIALLGTGALGTLFGVRLARVAEVWMLGTWREALEAARHHGLRLITPQGEETAFVTVAEDPAEVPPCDAALILVKAYQTERAARWALQVLKPAGIALTLQNGLGPYETLQTVLGPERAWQGVTMMGATLEAPGRARLGGEGPIWLGAPSSSRAPLEPLLARLRQAGFAVEIREDLRGVIWGKLVANTAINPVTALFDVPNGALLERPTLGRLAGAVARETASVARAQGIRLPFEDPAAFVAEVCRRTAANSSSMRQDLQRGRPTEIDALNGAVAAIGRERGIPVPLNEALWRAVKALERKRVRAPVSPPPKVRAGEIVPG
- the panC gene encoding pantoate--beta-alanine ligase; its protein translation is MRVVHTIAEARAVRRALPGTWGFVPTMGYLHEGHLSLVRRARAENDRVAVSIFVNPTQFGPHEDYARYPRDLERDLRLLEPLGVDLVFVPSVEEMYPPGFQTWVIVEEVSRPLEGASRPGHFRGVATVVAKLFNILQPDRAYFGQKDAQQTVVIRRMVQDLNIPVEIVICPTVREPDGLAMSSRNTYLNPEERRAATVLFRALQAAKARYEAGERDAEGLREAMREVIRAEPLARIDYVSVADPETLQELERVEGPALLSLAVYIGTTRLIDNIMLP
- a CDS encoding type III pantothenate kinase, which codes for MLLCLDIGNTNIKAGVFEGESLIAHWRFSTQRHRLADEYAALFMQLFDLHQIRPREIRGCAIACVVPPLRAVFEEMVRHYLGLEPLMVGPGIRTGIRLAVENPREVGADRVANAVATYRLYGGPAIAIAFGTATVFDVISRDGEYLGGAIAPGILVAAEALVTAAAQLYQVELTRPPRVIGRNTIQAMQSGLILGFASMVEGMIQRIQAELEEPARVIATGGLADTIAHEVRAIQVVDPHLTLHGLRFLFELNRRR